In Sporosarcina psychrophila, a genomic segment contains:
- a CDS encoding M14 family metallopeptidase yields MDIFARPGDSFWNFSQVFKMPLQLIIDSNRNINTQILTTGQRIQIPGFVATNYKIQTGDSLCLIAQRLNLPLYSLLLVNPNLEPNRLQVGQLIKIPQRITWRLINGKQNFDYDIMMNDIRRLLAVYPFLQTAPIGNSVLKREIPEILVGSGTKRVHYNASFHANEWITTPIILTFLNDYLLSLTNQTTIRGLFTFPFYQQTTLSIVPMVNPDGVNLVLNGPPANEPWRSRVVELNNGSLDFSDWKANIRGVDLNDQFPANWDRERARNPKYPGPRDYGGERPLSEPEAIAIADLTRRQDFARVLALHTQGEVIYWGYENLEPPESEVLVNEFSRVSGYESVQTIESYAGYKDWFIQEWRRPGFTVELGSGKNPLPLDQFDEIYQETLGIFLAGLYV; encoded by the coding sequence ATGGACATATTTGCTAGACCTGGAGATTCGTTTTGGAATTTCAGCCAGGTATTCAAGATGCCTCTTCAACTGATTATCGATTCCAACCGAAACATCAACACACAAATACTTACGACAGGTCAGCGAATTCAAATCCCTGGATTTGTTGCTACCAATTATAAAATTCAAACAGGGGATTCTTTATGTTTGATCGCACAAAGACTAAATCTTCCTTTGTATTCACTTCTTCTTGTCAACCCTAATCTTGAACCGAACCGCCTGCAAGTTGGACAGTTGATTAAAATTCCTCAGAGGATTACCTGGAGGCTTATAAACGGGAAACAAAATTTTGATTACGACATTATGATGAATGATATCAGAAGGTTACTAGCCGTTTATCCATTTTTGCAAACCGCTCCTATCGGAAATTCCGTTTTAAAACGAGAAATACCAGAAATCTTGGTTGGTAGTGGAACTAAACGAGTTCATTATAATGCTTCATTTCATGCGAATGAATGGATTACTACCCCTATCATTTTGACCTTTTTAAATGATTATTTGCTTTCATTAACGAACCAAACTACTATCCGCGGTCTTTTTACATTCCCCTTTTACCAACAAACGACATTATCCATTGTTCCGATGGTCAATCCGGACGGAGTTAATTTGGTGTTAAATGGTCCGCCTGCAAATGAGCCATGGCGAAGCAGAGTTGTTGAATTGAATAATGGTAGCTTGGACTTTTCAGACTGGAAAGCCAATATAAGGGGTGTGGATCTGAATGATCAATTTCCTGCCAATTGGGATCGGGAAAGAGCTCGTAATCCTAAGTATCCGGGTCCAAGAGATTATGGCGGTGAGCGTCCTTTGTCCGAACCTGAGGCAATTGCAATTGCGGACCTGACAAGAAGGCAGGATTTTGCAAGAGTACTCGCTCTTCATACACAGGGAGAAGTTATTTATTGGGGGTACGAGAACCTTGAACCTCCTGAGTCTGAAGTTCTTGTTAACGAGTTCAGTAGGGTCAGCGGATACGAATCAGTTCAAACAATTGAAAGCTACGCTGGATATAAGGATTGGTTTATTCAGGAATGGCGGAGACCTGGATTCACAGTTGAACTAGGTTCAGGAAAAAACCCGCTTCCCTTGGACCAGTTCGATGAAATTTATCAAGAGACGTTAGGGATTTTTCTAGCAGGGTTATATGTATGA
- a CDS encoding YitT family protein: MKNLIVVLGSLIIAFAFNCFLVPFGILSSGISGIAILLGLISPFNTGLLNLVLNLPLIVLGYYKLGKTITINTLVCVVSLSAFLYVIPVVAVTDNILLSTVFGGGIGGMGVGLILKYSGTSGGLDIIAIIVSRTSSFSIGLLLTGMNGVIVLLSGFVFDWEIALYTLLSIYITGKMIDTIFTDHVKLTMQIVTTKGDLIRNELLGSIYRGITITEGYGGYTQEKKDILMMVVTRYETLHVKKIVRKHDEDAFINIYETVEVDGKFSVN, encoded by the coding sequence ATGAAAAATTTAATTGTCGTCTTAGGTTCACTCATTATTGCATTTGCTTTTAACTGCTTTCTCGTTCCTTTCGGGATTTTAAGTAGTGGTATTAGCGGAATCGCAATTTTACTCGGCCTAATCAGCCCATTTAATACCGGTCTATTAAATCTAGTCCTTAACTTGCCTTTGATTGTTTTAGGCTACTACAAACTCGGAAAAACAATTACCATTAACACACTGGTTTGCGTCGTGTCGCTCTCGGCATTCTTATACGTGATACCAGTCGTTGCTGTGACAGACAATATCCTGTTATCAACGGTTTTCGGTGGCGGCATTGGTGGTATGGGTGTTGGTCTTATCCTCAAATACTCAGGAACTTCTGGCGGTTTGGATATTATTGCGATTATCGTTTCCCGTACAAGTTCTTTCAGTATCGGCCTTCTCCTCACGGGGATGAATGGCGTAATCGTGCTACTTTCAGGATTTGTCTTTGACTGGGAAATCGCGTTATATACCCTGTTGTCTATCTATATCACTGGTAAAATGATCGATACAATCTTCACAGATCACGTCAAACTGACGATGCAGATTGTCACGACAAAAGGTGATTTAATACGCAATGAGTTACTGGGATCCATCTATCGTGGGATTACGATTACGGAAGGTTACGGGGGCTATACTCAAGAGAAGAAAGACATTTTAATGATGGTCGTCACGCGTTATGAAACGCTGCATGTTAAAAAGATTGTCCGAAAGCATGATGAAGACGCATTTATTAATATTTATGAGACGGTTGAAGTTGATGGTAAATTTTCAGTTAACTAG
- a CDS encoding alpha/beta hydrolase, translating into MSKIRIKWKRLLVLFATVFLLIQIIGSFFFYELAVKRGPKDFLQKNADLEVSDKAMNLFLNGDWIGWVADQNFERLTLTSRDGLKLSGYYLPASKPTDKLVILTHGYLGNAKQMGLFGQHYHNDLDYNIFMPDARGHGKSEGNYYGFGWPDRLDLIDWTQLLVEKLGTDIKVVYHGLSMGAATVLMASGEEELPSQVKAIIADSPYASVYQLFQYQMNRMFHLPAFPLLDSTSVLTKIRAGYSFREASALKEVEKTSVPILYIHGESDTFVPTELTKDLYRHTSSDAELYLVPNANHGESIALDEDKYNMKIDQFLNRYIELK; encoded by the coding sequence ATGAGTAAGATTCGAATCAAATGGAAGAGGCTACTTGTTCTTTTTGCTACAGTTTTCTTGCTGATCCAAATCATCGGCAGTTTCTTTTTTTATGAGCTAGCAGTCAAGCGGGGACCGAAAGATTTCTTGCAGAAGAATGCAGATTTGGAAGTATCCGATAAGGCAATGAACCTCTTTTTGAATGGAGATTGGATAGGTTGGGTCGCGGATCAAAATTTTGAACGACTCACTTTAACGTCACGCGACGGACTGAAACTGTCAGGTTACTATTTGCCGGCATCCAAGCCAACGGATAAATTGGTCATTTTAACGCATGGCTATTTAGGAAACGCGAAGCAAATGGGGCTATTTGGACAGCATTATCATAACGATTTGGATTATAATATTTTCATGCCTGATGCACGAGGGCATGGAAAGAGCGAGGGTAATTATTATGGATTTGGCTGGCCAGATCGGCTCGATTTGATTGATTGGACACAACTATTGGTGGAGAAACTTGGAACTGATATTAAAGTGGTCTACCATGGTTTATCGATGGGGGCGGCGACCGTCTTGATGGCTAGTGGAGAAGAAGAACTTCCTAGCCAGGTCAAAGCCATCATAGCGGACAGTCCCTATGCGTCCGTCTATCAATTATTCCAGTATCAAATGAATCGGATGTTTCATCTGCCGGCATTTCCATTGTTAGATAGCACCAGTGTGTTAACCAAAATCAGGGCAGGTTATTCATTCAGAGAAGCGAGTGCACTAAAAGAGGTGGAGAAAACGAGTGTCCCGATCCTGTATATTCATGGGGAAAGCGATACATTTGTTCCAACAGAGTTGACAAAGGATTTGTATCGACATACTTCAAGTGACGCAGAACTCTATCTTGTCCCGAATGCAAACCACGGTGAATCCATTGCATTGGACGAAGACAAATACAATATGAAAATAGATCAGTTTCTTAACCGTTATATTGAATTAAAATAG
- a CDS encoding glycosyltransferase family 2 protein — MKISFLTPAYNSEEWIKIMLDSIPKEYAYEIIVCDDGSTDKTVELLKEYEKTCPQLKIITHEANRGASESYNRCIAEATGDYVAIIDSDDQYLPPIRDVLAQVDGEYDIYYYNMLTKHGLQFVKSKDDAYTWCGQFKIIRRSFIGDAVFTTRKDFAGDWDFNRVLMDNNPKCKYTGLFAYWYNYPRETSESDLHLRGLK, encoded by the coding sequence ATGAAAATTAGTTTTCTAACTCCAGCTTACAATAGTGAAGAATGGATTAAGATAATGCTGGATAGTATTCCGAAAGAATATGCTTATGAAATTATTGTTTGCGACGATGGTTCCACTGATAAAACAGTAGAACTACTAAAGGAATATGAAAAAACTTGTCCACAATTAAAAATAATAACGCATGAAGCAAATAGAGGTGCTAGTGAATCATATAATCGATGCATTGCTGAAGCAACCGGGGATTATGTAGCAATCATTGATAGCGATGATCAATATTTACCTCCGATTCGGGATGTACTAGCACAAGTTGACGGTGAATATGACATTTATTACTACAATATGTTAACGAAACACGGACTACAATTTGTGAAAAGTAAAGATGATGCTTATACGTGGTGTGGACAATTTAAGATCATTCGAAGAAGTTTTATAGGGGATGCAGTGTTCACAACGAGAAAAGATTTTGCCGGAGATTGGGATTTCAATAGAGTATTAATGGATAATAACCCCAAATGTAAATATACTGGACTATTTGCCTATTGGTATAACTATCCTAGAGAAACTTCCGAATCTGATTTGCATCTTAGAGGGCTGAAATAA
- a CDS encoding ammonium transporter, protein MDNLFLLNSVWIMLGAILVILMQGGFILLEAGSTRMKNAGHIAGKTIFTFGIASLVFWAVGYGFIFGENGNFFVGWSDFFYSGYEIEGSTYSTAVFFVFQLAFAGISLAIAFGGFAERAKLSTYLVFALLFSIIVYPVVAHWIWGGGWLAEHGKQDFAGSTVVHLTGAMAALAATILLKPRAGKYNVDGTANNLSGHNQVYTTLGVLILWVGWFGFNAGSTLGVENGFFGFIALNTSLAASAGAISALLISWVALGKSDVPTMLNGTLAGLVAITASCAFVETWASVIIGLVAGILVFYSARFFERRKIDDPIYVLSVHGIAGVWGTLSTGFFASPRLATVGHEGLFYGGGFTQLGVQFMGVTVSAAYAFCVSFAILFVMKKVMTGLRVTAEQETVGLDYSEHGSFGYPEALSITGKLDEMNTISPYGIETPVPQPITSSSLKKPPKKALSVSPLSTLNK, encoded by the coding sequence ATGGATAACTTATTCTTATTAAATAGTGTCTGGATTATGTTGGGCGCTATTTTAGTCATTTTGATGCAAGGTGGATTTATATTATTGGAAGCGGGCTCGACAAGGATGAAAAATGCTGGTCACATTGCCGGTAAAACTATATTTACATTTGGAATTGCCTCACTTGTTTTTTGGGCAGTTGGTTACGGATTTATATTTGGTGAAAATGGGAACTTTTTTGTAGGGTGGTCTGACTTCTTCTATTCAGGCTATGAAATAGAGGGAAGTACCTATTCGACTGCCGTATTCTTTGTATTTCAGCTTGCATTTGCGGGCATTTCATTAGCAATTGCTTTCGGAGGCTTTGCAGAGCGGGCTAAACTTTCCACCTATCTTGTCTTTGCCTTGCTGTTCTCAATTATCGTTTATCCGGTAGTAGCCCACTGGATCTGGGGCGGTGGATGGTTGGCAGAGCATGGAAAACAGGATTTTGCAGGGTCAACAGTCGTCCATTTAACAGGAGCAATGGCAGCATTGGCAGCTACGATTTTATTGAAGCCAAGAGCTGGAAAGTACAACGTCGATGGGACTGCTAACAACTTGAGCGGACATAACCAGGTTTACACTACTTTAGGTGTCTTGATCTTATGGGTAGGTTGGTTCGGTTTTAACGCTGGAAGTACACTTGGAGTAGAGAATGGATTCTTCGGATTTATTGCCTTAAATACTAGTTTGGCAGCATCAGCGGGAGCGATAAGTGCGTTGCTTATCTCATGGGTTGCTTTAGGGAAATCTGATGTTCCGACAATGCTGAATGGGACATTGGCCGGACTTGTTGCGATTACTGCTTCATGTGCTTTTGTAGAGACATGGGCGTCGGTAATCATTGGCCTTGTTGCCGGAATACTGGTATTTTATAGTGCTAGATTTTTTGAAAGACGAAAAATAGATGATCCAATATATGTGCTTTCAGTTCATGGTATTGCAGGCGTATGGGGGACCTTATCAACTGGGTTTTTTGCCTCACCCAGATTGGCAACTGTTGGGCATGAGGGGTTATTCTATGGTGGAGGATTCACTCAACTTGGGGTCCAGTTCATGGGCGTGACCGTATCGGCTGCCTATGCGTTTTGCGTATCCTTCGCAATTTTGTTTGTCATGAAAAAGGTGATGACGGGATTGAGGGTGACGGCAGAACAAGAAACAGTCGGTTTGGACTATAGTGAACATGGAAGCTTCGGATATCCTGAAGCATTATCGATTACAGGGAAACTTGACGAAATGAACACGATATCTCCGTACGGAATTGAAACGCCTGTTCCTCAACCGATAACATCAAGTTCACTAAAAAAACCACCGAAAAAGGCACTATCAGTCAGTCCTCTTAGCACGCTAAATAAGTAG
- a CDS encoding helix-turn-helix domain-containing protein — protein MLYLNSDHFMLKPFLATIHCEPSWQWKKRDKPIPNYDLFYVWAGEGTVVLNGKPYNVEKGHCFLFKPGDETTATHNPQNPLVLTYIHFDITEPFQLVPSGHRVFKNSITFESLLTQYVRLFLVQAFGAKIEAQLILKQLMIHLLREERGQEKQMTNTSNKLLETIREIANYIQQNPGSPHTINSLAERANLSQRYFSQNFKQVIGHTVKSYIVYSRIKRAEHLLLFTGLTVTEVADALGYNNIHFFSRQFKKYTGKNPSEIR, from the coding sequence ATGCTTTATCTGAATTCAGATCATTTTATGTTGAAACCATTTTTGGCCACTATTCATTGTGAACCGAGCTGGCAATGGAAAAAACGTGATAAACCAATTCCCAACTATGATTTATTTTATGTTTGGGCTGGGGAAGGGACAGTAGTGCTCAATGGTAAGCCATATAATGTAGAAAAAGGGCATTGCTTTCTTTTTAAACCCGGCGATGAGACAACAGCCACACATAATCCGCAAAATCCCCTCGTGTTAACTTACATTCATTTTGATATAACTGAACCGTTCCAATTGGTACCTTCAGGTCACCGGGTCTTCAAAAATTCCATTACCTTTGAATCGCTTTTAACTCAATATGTTCGATTATTTCTAGTGCAGGCATTTGGTGCAAAAATTGAGGCCCAGCTAATCTTGAAGCAATTGATGATCCATTTATTAAGAGAAGAACGAGGACAAGAAAAACAAATGACTAATACGAGCAATAAATTACTAGAAACGATTCGAGAAATTGCCAATTATATTCAACAAAATCCAGGGTCGCCGCATACGATTAATAGTTTGGCTGAACGTGCAAATCTATCTCAACGGTATTTTTCACAGAATTTTAAACAAGTCATCGGCCATACCGTCAAGTCTTATATTGTCTATTCTCGTATAAAGCGAGCTGAGCATTTATTGCTTTTTACAGGACTCACAGTGACAGAAGTTGCTGATGCTCTAGGATATAACAACATCCATTTTTTCAGTAGACAATTTAAAAAGTACACTGGTAAAAACCCCTCAGAGATACGATAA